From one Acidibrevibacterium fodinaquatile genomic stretch:
- a CDS encoding FliH/SctL family protein has product MSGATKIPPRAEERKRNLFIEDFDAIDAPVAETPATDEANEPEIITAVFTVEDVEAARLSGYEAGVAAGRAMVLGAREAALDGLLAAIRGALAEAAAGAKLRADEIGRALARMLTGSLAAVLPDLVRRHGAAEISRLMRELLPPMALEPEIIVSVAAGDRETLAADLERLDGSLAAKVRLVSEAGMSAGDVTITWKNGRASRDSAALRRQLVELWQRFGLDADSHAERELADVE; this is encoded by the coding sequence TTGAGCGGGGCGACGAAAATTCCGCCGCGTGCCGAAGAGCGCAAGCGAAATCTGTTCATCGAGGATTTCGATGCGATTGACGCACCGGTGGCGGAGACGCCGGCGACGGATGAGGCCAATGAGCCCGAAATCATCACCGCGGTTTTCACGGTCGAGGATGTCGAGGCGGCGCGGCTCAGCGGCTACGAAGCGGGTGTCGCGGCGGGGCGGGCGATGGTGCTCGGCGCGCGCGAGGCCGCGCTCGATGGCTTGCTCGCGGCGATCCGGGGGGCTCTCGCGGAGGCGGCGGCGGGCGCGAAGCTGCGCGCCGACGAGATCGGGCGCGCCCTGGCGCGGATGCTGACGGGCTCGCTCGCGGCGGTACTGCCTGATCTCGTTCGCCGCCATGGCGCCGCCGAAATCAGCCGGCTGATGCGCGAATTGCTGCCGCCGATGGCGCTCGAGCCCGAGATCATCGTGTCCGTCGCCGCCGGCGATCGGGAGACGCTGGCCGCGGATCTCGAGCGTCTCGATGGATCGCTTGCCGCAAAGGTGCGTCTCGTCAGCGAGGCCGGCATGAGCGCGGGCGACGTCACGATTACCTGGAAAAATGGCCGCGCCAGCCGCGATAGTGCGGCGCTGCGGCGCCAGCTCGTCGAATTGTGGCAGCGTTTCGGGCTGGATGCGGACAGTCATGCGGAAAGGGAATTGGCCGATGTCGAATGA
- a CDS encoding uroporphyrinogen-III synthase — protein MPDHARPAAPTRAEGGGVLVTRPLPAALATAALLTSRGYTPVIAPLLTILPCPADLPPPGALQAILVGSGNAVDHLPATHRQLRLLAVGNATAARARRAGHGAVASAAADAARLAALAGATLDPAGKPLLLAVGEGQGAALEAALTAQGFRVLRRAVYTTVAAASLPAAARAALTAPAESLSRPSSEGPTVRAGLFFSAETARVFRRLVEAEGMADRLEALVALAISAATAAELRPLPWREVREAHHPDQEALLALLP, from the coding sequence TTGCCTGACCACGCCCGCCCGGCCGCGCCGACGCGAGCGGAGGGCGGCGGCGTTCTCGTCACCCGGCCGCTGCCGGCCGCGCTGGCGACGGCGGCTCTCCTCACCAGCCGCGGCTATACGCCGGTGATCGCCCCGCTCCTGACAATTTTACCATGCCCGGCCGATCTGCCGCCGCCCGGCGCGCTGCAGGCGATTTTGGTCGGGAGCGGCAACGCCGTCGATCACCTGCCGGCGACCCATCGGCAGCTCCGCCTGCTTGCGGTCGGGAACGCAACGGCCGCGCGTGCCCGCCGCGCCGGCCATGGCGCGGTCGCGAGCGCGGCGGCGGATGCGGCGCGGCTTGCCGCCCTCGCCGGCGCGACGCTCGACCCTGCCGGCAAGCCGCTGCTGCTCGCGGTCGGTGAGGGGCAAGGTGCCGCTCTCGAGGCGGCGCTCACCGCCCAGGGGTTTCGCGTTCTGCGCCGGGCGGTCTATACCACGGTGGCGGCGGCTTCCTTGCCGGCTGCCGCCCGCGCGGCCCTCACGGCGCCGGCGGAATCGTTATCGAGACCGTCGTCGGAGGGACCAACAGTGCGGGCCGGGCTATTTTTCTCTGCCGAGACGGCGCGGGTGTTCCGGCGTCTGGTGGAGGCGGAGGGGATGGCCGATCGGCTCGAAGCACTTGTCGCGCTGGCGATCAGTGCCGCCACCGCCGCCGAACTCCGCCCTTTGCCGTGGCGGGAGGTACGCGAGGCTCATCATCCCGATCAGGAGGCTTTGCTGGCGCTCTTGCCATGA
- the fliG gene encoding flagellar motor switch protein FliG — protein sequence MAKIDDPRGLNGSQKAAILMLALGEEQSGRIFALMHEDEIKEISAAMAQLGSVRADLVERLCNDFSESLGGVGNIVGSFESTERILQRALPRDRVQQIMEEIRGPAGRTMWDKLGNVSEAVLANYLKNEYPQTVAVVLSKVKPDHAARVLALLPESFAMEVVMRMLRMESVQKEVLEGVERTLRAEFMSNLARSTRRDSHEMMAEIFNNLDRQSETRFLAALEDRNRESAERIKALMFTFEDLQRLSGVAIQVLMRTVEKDKLPIALKGASEKVRDLFLSNMSERAGRMLREEIENLGPVKLRDVDEAQASIVLVAKELAAQGQIEISESKGEELVY from the coding sequence ATGGCCAAGATCGATGATCCGCGCGGCTTGAACGGGTCGCAAAAGGCCGCGATTTTGATGCTGGCGCTCGGTGAGGAGCAGAGCGGGCGCATCTTTGCCCTGATGCACGAGGATGAGATCAAGGAGATTTCGGCCGCGATGGCGCAGCTCGGCTCGGTGCGGGCCGATCTCGTCGAGCGCTTGTGTAACGATTTTTCCGAAAGCCTCGGCGGGGTTGGCAATATCGTCGGCAGTTTCGAGAGCACCGAGCGGATCTTGCAGCGCGCCCTGCCGCGCGATCGCGTCCAGCAGATCATGGAGGAAATCCGCGGGCCAGCCGGGCGCACGATGTGGGACAAGCTCGGCAATGTCAGCGAGGCGGTGCTCGCGAATTACCTCAAGAATGAATATCCGCAGACCGTTGCCGTCGTTCTCTCGAAGGTCAAGCCCGACCACGCGGCGCGGGTTCTGGCGTTGCTGCCCGAGTCCTTCGCGATGGAGGTGGTGATGCGCATGCTGCGCATGGAAAGCGTGCAGAAGGAAGTCTTGGAGGGTGTCGAACGCACGTTGCGCGCCGAGTTCATGTCTAATCTCGCACGCAGCACCCGGCGCGACTCTCATGAAATGATGGCGGAAATCTTCAATAATCTCGACCGCCAGAGCGAAACCCGCTTCCTCGCCGCGCTCGAGGATCGCAACCGCGAATCGGCGGAGCGGATCAAGGCGTTGATGTTCACCTTCGAGGATCTGCAACGTCTCAGCGGTGTGGCTATTCAGGTTCTGATGCGCACCGTCGAGAAGGACAAGCTGCCCATCGCCCTTAAGGGCGCCTCTGAGAAAGTGCGTGATCTCTTCCTCTCCAACATGTCCGAACGCGCCGGGCGAATGCTGCGTGAGGAGATCGAAAATCTCGGGCCGGTCAAACTCCGCGACGTCGATGAGGCACAGGCCAGCATCGTCTTGGTGGCCAAGGAACTCGCCGCGCAAGGCCAGATCGAGATCAGCGAAAGCAAGGGCGAGGAGTTGGTCTATTGA
- the fliF gene encoding flagellar basal-body MS-ring/collar protein FliF has protein sequence MDALALGGFGAPGGFRRYGQRRGSVMQPLLDGLKTLGPLRLAAMAAVAVGTLGLLALLAFRGTEQRMALLYSDLDMRESAQIVEQLDHAHIAHQSGHDGAEILVPTDQVAKARLLLAKDGLPSGGSVGYEIFDRSDTLTANQFQLAIDQTRALEGELARTIRAIHGVRAARVHLVLPRREPFSRDPEEAQASVLLTMAGASRMDRDEVQAILNLVAAAVPSLKPQNISIVDSRGNLLARAGNPVGDGAAAMTADEIRRATELRLSRAVEEMLEQSLGFGHVRAEASVQMNFDQLHQTEEKYDPDGQVVRSQQSVTDNSKSTDGASNVSVQNNLPNPDNGTSNTTNQEGRQEDTTNYEISKSVRTLVHDAPQIQRISVAVMVDGAMMPDKNGKLEWQERSPEEIARISALVKSAVGFDEKRGDQVQVVSMRFTQGDIATPTATGPFGLALEHADIVHLVETLLFGIVGVLALLVVLRPMVLRLTTIAAPSALAGPIDGREDVAAGSLLAGADGIALPGAAQVAMLEDERMTTLANIEGQLRLSSIRKIADLVDKHPEESVAIMRGWMAEEQS, from the coding sequence GTGGATGCTTTGGCCCTTGGCGGCTTCGGCGCGCCGGGCGGTTTTAGGCGCTATGGTCAGCGTAGGGGCAGCGTGATGCAGCCGCTGCTCGATGGCCTTAAGACGCTCGGCCCACTGCGTCTTGCCGCGATGGCGGCGGTGGCGGTCGGCACGCTCGGTCTGCTCGCGCTGCTCGCCTTTCGCGGCACTGAGCAGCGCATGGCTCTGCTCTACAGCGATCTCGACATGCGGGAATCAGCGCAGATCGTCGAGCAGCTCGATCACGCCCATATCGCCCATCAAAGTGGCCATGACGGCGCGGAAATCCTGGTTCCCACCGATCAGGTGGCGAAGGCGCGGCTTCTGCTCGCGAAAGATGGCCTGCCGAGCGGCGGCTCGGTCGGCTATGAAATCTTTGACCGCTCCGACACGCTGACCGCCAATCAGTTTCAGTTGGCGATCGACCAGACCCGGGCGCTGGAGGGCGAGCTTGCGCGCACCATCCGCGCGATCCATGGCGTTCGCGCTGCGCGGGTGCATCTCGTGCTCCCGCGGCGCGAGCCGTTTTCGCGCGATCCCGAGGAGGCGCAGGCGAGCGTGCTCCTCACCATGGCCGGCGCGTCTCGGATGGATCGCGATGAAGTGCAGGCGATCCTCAATCTCGTCGCCGCCGCGGTGCCGAGCTTGAAACCACAGAATATCTCGATCGTCGATAGCCGCGGCAATCTTCTCGCGCGCGCTGGCAACCCGGTCGGTGATGGGGCCGCGGCGATGACCGCGGATGAAATCCGCCGCGCGACCGAGCTTCGCCTCTCGCGCGCGGTCGAGGAGATGCTGGAGCAAAGCCTTGGCTTCGGCCATGTTCGTGCCGAGGCCTCGGTGCAAATGAATTTCGACCAGCTGCATCAGACCGAGGAGAAATACGATCCCGACGGGCAGGTGGTGCGCAGCCAACAGAGCGTCACCGACAATTCAAAATCGACGGACGGCGCGAGCAACGTCTCGGTGCAGAACAACCTGCCCAATCCCGACAATGGCACCTCGAACACCACCAACCAGGAAGGGCGCCAAGAAGATACGACGAATTACGAAATCAGCAAATCAGTGCGAACCCTGGTCCATGACGCGCCGCAGATCCAGCGCATCAGCGTCGCGGTGATGGTGGATGGCGCCATGATGCCGGACAAGAATGGCAAGCTGGAATGGCAGGAGCGCAGCCCCGAAGAGATCGCGCGGATCAGTGCTTTGGTTAAAAGCGCTGTTGGCTTCGATGAGAAGCGTGGCGATCAGGTGCAGGTGGTGAGCATGCGCTTCACGCAGGGCGACATCGCGACGCCGACGGCGACCGGCCCGTTCGGCCTTGCGCTCGAACACGCGGATATCGTCCATCTCGTCGAAACGCTGCTCTTTGGCATCGTCGGCGTCCTCGCCCTGCTCGTCGTCTTGCGGCCGATGGTGCTGCGGCTGACGACGATCGCGGCGCCGTCGGCGCTGGCCGGGCCGATCGATGGCCGGGAAGACGTGGCGGCGGGGAGCCTGCTTGCCGGTGCCGATGGCATCGCGCTCCCGGGCGCGGCGCAGGTCGCCATGCTGGAGGATGAGAGGATGACGACGCTCGCCAACATAGAAGGTCAGCTGAGGCTCTCCTCGATCCGCAAGATCGCTGATCTGGTCGATAAGCATCCAGAAGAATCGGTTGCTATCATGCGCGGCTGGATGGCCGAGGAGCAAAGCTGA
- the fliN gene encoding flagellar motor switch protein FliN, which translates to MSNEPDFIEGSDALDITDTSVPRGARDLEAVYDIPVTVSAVLGKATMQVNQLLKLGRGAVVELDRKLGEAIDIYVNNRLVARGEVVMVDDNRLGVTMTEIVKADRVV; encoded by the coding sequence ATGTCGAATGAGCCGGATTTCATCGAAGGTAGTGACGCGCTGGATATCACCGATACCAGCGTGCCGCGCGGCGCGCGCGATCTCGAAGCGGTCTACGACATTCCGGTGACGGTGAGCGCCGTTCTCGGCAAGGCGACGATGCAGGTCAATCAATTGCTCAAGCTCGGCCGCGGCGCCGTGGTCGAACTCGACCGCAAACTCGGCGAGGCGATCGATATCTACGTCAATAACCGGCTCGTCGCGCGCGGCGAAGTGGTGATGGTCGACGATAACCGGCTCGGCGTGACGATGACCGAAATCGTCAAAGCGGATCGGGTGGTTTGA
- a CDS encoding heme biosynthesis HemY N-terminal domain-containing protein, which translates to MRRVLFLLLAAAATVLLTLGFFALPRVVNLEIGGWTIETSGAAAAILLVIALALAYGVVRLILRLLFLPRHWRRWRQARARRRGERAVTRALVALAAGEGAAARVESERARRGLGDTPQTLLLAAYAARQAGQDAEAAALFETLARHREASFLGLRGLFQQAAGREDWEAAAQLARRAEAAFPGAAWLRRERLAIALRRGAWAEALALAGPDAPRAAYAAAAAIAEPDPAAALRLARRAFQDDPRLTPAALAYAERLRAAGKERAVMRVLRTAWAANPHPDLAAFALAPLADAMARLRAAETLVAGRADDAESHLLLARVALDAGLIGQARHHAEAARATLRQRRVFLLLADIAEREATNEEYRAAANEALSLALRQAAAAEPDPTWHCDACAVHLAAWQPLCPACGAQGRVVWGQPPTRALGHDPAKSTALLTPR; encoded by the coding sequence ATGCGGCGCGTTCTGTTCCTGTTGCTCGCGGCCGCGGCAACGGTTCTCCTCACCCTCGGTTTTTTCGCCCTGCCGCGCGTCGTGAATCTCGAGATCGGTGGTTGGACGATCGAAACCTCGGGGGCGGCGGCGGCGATCTTGCTCGTCATCGCGCTCGCGCTGGCCTATGGCGTCGTGCGGCTCATCCTCCGTCTCCTTTTTTTACCGCGTCACTGGCGGCGCTGGCGGCAGGCGCGGGCGCGGCGGCGCGGCGAGAGGGCGGTGACGCGGGCGCTGGTGGCGCTCGCGGCCGGCGAAGGTGCCGCGGCGCGGGTCGAGAGCGAGCGGGCGCGGCGCGGGCTCGGCGATACCCCGCAAACCCTGCTGCTCGCCGCTTATGCCGCGCGCCAGGCCGGCCAGGATGCCGAGGCGGCGGCTCTGTTCGAGACCTTGGCGCGGCATCGCGAGGCGAGTTTCCTTGGGCTGCGTGGCTTGTTTCAGCAGGCCGCCGGACGGGAGGATTGGGAGGCGGCGGCGCAGCTCGCGCGGCGCGCTGAAGCCGCGTTTCCTGGGGCGGCGTGGCTGCGGCGCGAGCGTTTGGCGATAGCGCTCCGCCGCGGCGCCTGGGCGGAGGCCCTGGCTCTGGCCGGGCCGGATGCGCCACGCGCGGCTTACGCCGCCGCCGCCGCGATCGCCGAGCCCGATCCCGCCGCCGCACTACGCCTTGCCCGCCGTGCCTTTCAGGATGATCCCAGGCTCACCCCCGCCGCTCTCGCCTATGCCGAACGGTTGCGCGCGGCCGGCAAGGAGCGGGCCGTCATGCGGGTGTTGCGCACCGCGTGGGCGGCCAACCCGCATCCCGATCTCGCGGCGTTCGCGCTCGCGCCGCTGGCGGACGCGATGGCCCGGCTGCGCGCCGCCGAAACACTGGTCGCGGGGCGGGCGGATGATGCCGAAAGTCATCTCCTCCTCGCCCGCGTGGCGCTCGATGCGGGGCTGATTGGTCAGGCACGGCATCACGCCGAAGCCGCGCGCGCGACCTTGCGCCAGCGCCGCGTTTTCTTGCTGCTCGCTGACATCGCCGAGCGCGAGGCCACCAACGAGGAATACCGGGCCGCCGCCAACGAGGCCCTGTCATTGGCGCTGCGGCAGGCAGCGGCGGCCGAGCCCGATCCCACCTGGCATTGTGATGCCTGCGCCGTCCACTTGGCCGCCTGGCAGCCGCTCTGCCCGGCCTGTGGGGCGCAGGGAAGGGTGGTCTGGGGGCAGCCCCCGACTCGGGCGCTCGGCCACGACCCGGCAAAATCTACCGCGCTGTTAACCCCAAGGTAA